A region of Cheilinus undulatus linkage group 10, ASM1832078v1, whole genome shotgun sequence DNA encodes the following proteins:
- the LOC121516759 gene encoding uncharacterized protein LOC121516759 isoform X1 — translation MGAVLGLLLLLLGVSHGVKTHCDGRQNGAVCFGPLGGTVVFRLMDDASKIFRYAWKKGETNILQGREEKVITNQITNRSSFTPSNGTFRINDLSRNDDGEYTLELFFDSSGSNKAKQTLQLNIQVPVSSVRLTSECLSEGEKRVSCSSQEGDSPRYSWTLNGRTLSNSQLLSGNSESQTITLKQDQSGRLACTVRNQVTSVTKEEQISTCGFQFFDCTLLNGTYITKWLLPTNETQCIQSTTLSGGKETVTITPSIISIPFNNTSSSRDNPWYITNLPTVLGVLCALLILLVVGVAVICAQKKKKNKAEDDNEDQDLTYADVKIVQQRREGRPMQQMAEPEVEYGQVKFSQRPRQTVEPPREESVYAMVRKGR, via the exons ATGGGTGCTGTGTTgggactgctgctgctgctgctgggagtCTCTCATG GTGTGAAAACACACTGTGATGGCAGACAGAATGGAGCTGTGTGTTTTGGACCTCTGGGAGGAACCGTGGTCTTCCGGCTGATGGATGATGCCTCCAAAATATTTAGATATGCttggaaaaaaggagaaacaaacATATTACaggggagagaggagaaggTTATAACTAATCAGATTACAAACAGATCCTCATTTACTCCCAGTAATGGAACATTTAGGATCAATGACCTGAGCAGAAATGATGATGGTGAATATACTCttgaattattttttgattCAAGTGGatcaaataaagcaaaacaaactctaCAGTTGAACATCCAAG TTCCTGTGTCCTCTGTCCGGCTGACCTCTGAGTGTCTGTCTGAGGGAGAGAAGAGGGTCTCCTGCTCCTCTCAGGAAGGGGACAGCCCTCGGTACAGCTGGACGCTGAATGGACGAACACTGAGCAACTCACAGCTCCTCTCTGGAAACAGTGAGAGTCAGACTATCACTCTGAAACAAGACCAGTCAGGTCGACTGGCCTGCACAGTCAGAAACCAGGTCACCAGTGTCACCAAAGAAGAGCAGATATCCACCTGTG GCTTCCAATTCTTTGACTGCACCTTACTCAATGGGACGTACATAACAAAGTGGTTACTTCCAACCAATGAAACTCAGTGTATTCAATCAACAACACTTTCTGGGGGTAAGGAGACTGTGACGATTACACCCTCTATTATTAGTATACCCTTCAACAACACTTCCTCCAGCAGAGACAACCCATGGTACATTA CCAATTTGCCCACAGTGCTGGGCGTCCTCTGTGCACTGCTCATTCTTTTGGTTGTTGGAGTTGCAGTCATCTGTGctcagaagaaaaagaagaacaaagccGAAG ACGACAACGAAGACCAAGATTTAACCTACGCAGATGTCAAGATCGTACAGCAGCGGAGGGAGGGGAGGCCGATGCAGCAAATGGCAGAGCCAGAGGTGGAGTACGGCCAGGTTAAGTTTTCACAGCGACCTCGGCAGACTGTTGAACCACCAAGAGAAGAATCTGTGTATGCGATGGTGCGCAAAGGCAGATGA
- the LOC121516759 gene encoding hepatocyte cell adhesion molecule isoform X2, with the protein MGAVLGLLLLLLGVSHGVKTHCDGRQNGAVCFGPLGGTVVFRLMDDASKIFRYAWKKGETNILQGREEKVITNQITNRSSFTPSNGTFRINDLSRNDDGEYTLELFFDSSGSNKAKQTLQLNIQVPVSSVRLTSECLSEGEKRVSCSSQEGDSPRYSWTLNGRTLSNSQLLSGNSESQTITLKQDQSGRLACTVRNQVTSVTKEEQISTCGFQFFDCTLLNGTYITKWLLPTNETQCIQSTTLSGANLPTVLGVLCALLILLVVGVAVICAQKKKKNKAEDDNEDQDLTYADVKIVQQRREGRPMQQMAEPEVEYGQVKFSQRPRQTVEPPREESVYAMVRKGR; encoded by the exons ATGGGTGCTGTGTTgggactgctgctgctgctgctgggagtCTCTCATG GTGTGAAAACACACTGTGATGGCAGACAGAATGGAGCTGTGTGTTTTGGACCTCTGGGAGGAACCGTGGTCTTCCGGCTGATGGATGATGCCTCCAAAATATTTAGATATGCttggaaaaaaggagaaacaaacATATTACaggggagagaggagaaggTTATAACTAATCAGATTACAAACAGATCCTCATTTACTCCCAGTAATGGAACATTTAGGATCAATGACCTGAGCAGAAATGATGATGGTGAATATACTCttgaattattttttgattCAAGTGGatcaaataaagcaaaacaaactctaCAGTTGAACATCCAAG TTCCTGTGTCCTCTGTCCGGCTGACCTCTGAGTGTCTGTCTGAGGGAGAGAAGAGGGTCTCCTGCTCCTCTCAGGAAGGGGACAGCCCTCGGTACAGCTGGACGCTGAATGGACGAACACTGAGCAACTCACAGCTCCTCTCTGGAAACAGTGAGAGTCAGACTATCACTCTGAAACAAGACCAGTCAGGTCGACTGGCCTGCACAGTCAGAAACCAGGTCACCAGTGTCACCAAAGAAGAGCAGATATCCACCTGTG GCTTCCAATTCTTTGACTGCACCTTACTCAATGGGACGTACATAACAAAGTGGTTACTTCCAACCAATGAAACTCAGTGTATTCAATCAACAACACTTTCTGGGG CCAATTTGCCCACAGTGCTGGGCGTCCTCTGTGCACTGCTCATTCTTTTGGTTGTTGGAGTTGCAGTCATCTGTGctcagaagaaaaagaagaacaaagccGAAG ACGACAACGAAGACCAAGATTTAACCTACGCAGATGTCAAGATCGTACAGCAGCGGAGGGAGGGGAGGCCGATGCAGCAAATGGCAGAGCCAGAGGTGGAGTACGGCCAGGTTAAGTTTTCACAGCGACCTCGGCAGACTGTTGAACCACCAAGAGAAGAATCTGTGTATGCGATGGTGCGCAAAGGCAGATGA